A window of the Desulfobacula toluolica Tol2 genome harbors these coding sequences:
- a CDS encoding NifB/NifX family molybdenum-iron cluster-binding protein gives MKLAITIWGNRISPVFDAAGTLLVAEIKDRMIIKKKYASFNPETPSDLIKTLKKMKVSVLICGAISTKPADLIVESDIKLISFVTGNALKLLDNIAQKQTIEKTFMMPGCSKQYCWRYKSKKIQI, from the coding sequence TTGAAATTAGCCATAACAATCTGGGGAAACCGTATATCACCTGTTTTTGATGCTGCCGGAACACTGCTGGTAGCAGAGATTAAAGACCGGATGATCATAAAAAAAAAATATGCGTCTTTTAACCCTGAAACACCATCGGATCTTATAAAAACACTAAAAAAAATGAAAGTTTCAGTTCTTATATGCGGTGCTATTTCAACAAAACCTGCAGATTTGATTGTTGAAAGCGATATTAAACTCATCTCTTTTGTGACAGGAAATGCATTAAAACTTCTCGATAATATTGCCCAAAAACAAACCATTGAAAAAACATTTATGATGCCGGGATGCAGCAAACAATACTGCTGGCGCTACAAATCAAAAAAAATTCAGATTTAA
- a CDS encoding GAF domain-containing protein — translation MVQKPTYEELLIKIESLEKEVQNVKEAYQVQTAEKENHQRFLKFLPYPVLARDAKERVTYLNPAFTKTFGWTLKELKGKIGKNYVPDSLKTELRDKIKMLPYSKNVLQFNTKRLTKNGDILDVVIRIGVDRDKNKNPEGVIIVLKDVTMEKRIDRNRTAMNRISKVLPQYPGLKKLLFYVNTEIKELLNVECANTILLDETQKEFYFFSVIHDDPTTQEHIEKTRFAMSELMSGQVVKTGKPIIVNTPSDDRQLYQLRNRKMGYKIKNLLLVPLKNKDRIIGILAADNKKTGDFDETDLETLNTISATVALSIENARVSRELREAYEELKSLNHAKDKMISHLSHELKTPVAILLSSFKILSKRLADLPEKTWQPTMERVQRNLDRIIGIEGEVSDIVEKKDFFQHKIFSRILEQCRDEFESLIAEETGEKGIIAKVSRKIEDIFSSRDLVVQDIFLNRFVEKRIKAIKPDMSHRNISLIPHLKSSSPIRMPVDPLKKTVDGLIRNAIENTPDGGKIEIFVHQKGNGMQFVVKDHGIGLTQEARKRIFEGFFSTQETMNYSSKRPFDFNAGGKGADLLRMKIFSEKYNFKISMTSQRCRRIPENMDTCPGSIQECQNIPGPECDGMTTVTCFFPFPESK, via the coding sequence ATGGTTCAAAAACCCACATATGAAGAATTGCTGATCAAGATAGAATCCCTTGAAAAAGAAGTGCAAAATGTCAAAGAAGCCTATCAGGTTCAAACGGCTGAAAAAGAAAATCATCAAAGGTTTTTAAAATTTTTACCCTATCCCGTCCTGGCCAGGGATGCAAAGGAACGGGTCACCTATTTAAACCCTGCTTTTACCAAAACCTTTGGCTGGACATTAAAGGAGCTGAAAGGAAAAATAGGAAAAAATTATGTTCCTGATTCACTTAAAACCGAATTAAGGGACAAGATAAAAATGCTGCCATACAGCAAAAATGTCCTGCAATTCAACACCAAGCGGCTGACAAAAAATGGTGATATTCTGGATGTAGTCATTCGAATTGGTGTGGACAGAGATAAAAACAAAAATCCTGAGGGTGTGATTATTGTCCTAAAGGACGTGACCATGGAAAAACGGATCGACCGCAATCGCACGGCTATGAACCGCATCAGCAAGGTTCTCCCCCAATACCCGGGTTTAAAAAAGCTTCTTTTTTATGTGAATACCGAGATCAAAGAACTTTTAAATGTTGAGTGTGCCAATACAATTTTACTGGATGAAACTCAAAAAGAATTCTATTTTTTCAGTGTCATCCATGATGACCCGACAACACAAGAACATATTGAGAAAACTCGATTTGCAATGAGTGAACTTATGTCAGGCCAGGTCGTAAAGACAGGTAAGCCCATTATTGTTAACACCCCTTCCGACGACAGGCAATTATATCAATTAAGGAACCGGAAAATGGGATATAAAATAAAAAACTTACTCCTGGTTCCTTTAAAAAATAAAGACCGCATTATCGGTATACTGGCTGCTGATAATAAAAAAACAGGCGATTTTGATGAAACTGACCTGGAAACATTGAATACAATTTCGGCAACAGTTGCCCTCTCAATTGAAAATGCACGGGTTTCAAGAGAATTAAGAGAAGCTTATGAAGAATTAAAAAGCCTGAACCATGCGAAAGATAAAATGATCAGCCATTTGTCCCATGAACTGAAAACACCTGTAGCAATTCTTTTAAGCTCTTTTAAAATCCTTTCAAAAAGGCTGGCGGATCTTCCTGAAAAAACCTGGCAACCAACAATGGAAAGGGTTCAAAGAAACCTGGATCGGATTATTGGAATTGAAGGAGAGGTTTCTGATATTGTTGAAAAAAAAGATTTTTTTCAACATAAGATCTTTTCCCGTATCCTGGAGCAATGCCGTGATGAATTTGAATCTCTTATTGCAGAGGAAACCGGGGAAAAAGGGATAATTGCCAAAGTAAGCCGGAAAATTGAAGATATTTTCAGCAGTCGTGACCTTGTTGTCCAGGATATTTTTTTAAACAGGTTTGTTGAAAAAAGGATTAAAGCCATAAAACCTGATATGTCCCACAGAAATATCTCTTTGATTCCCCACCTCAAATCTTCTTCCCCGATTCGAATGCCTGTTGATCCCTTAAAAAAAACTGTAGATGGATTGATTCGAAATGCCATTGAAAACACACCGGATGGGGGAAAAATTGAAATTTTTGTTCATCAAAAAGGCAATGGCATGCAATTTGTGGTAAAAGACCATGGAATAGGGCTTACACAAGAAGCCAGGAAAAGAATTTTTGAAGGTTTTTTTTCTACTCAGGAGACCATGAATTACTCATCCAAAAGGCCTTTTGATTTTAATGCCGGCGGCAAAGGCGCTGATCTTCTGAGGATGAAAATATTTTCTGAAAAATATAACTTTAAAATTTCCATGACCTCACAACGCTGCCGGCGTATTCCAGAAAACATGGATACATGTCCAGGTTCGATACAAGAATGCCAGAATATTCCCGGACCTGAATGTGATGGCATGACAACGGTAACCTGTTTTTTTCCTTTCCCTGAAAGCAAATAA
- a CDS encoding NAD(P)/FAD-dependent oxidoreductase, with protein MIDSKIIIVGGGPAGSACAWKLKQAEEQILILDRKPFPRSKLCAGWINPKALNAIDFKKQEYPFLLHPVDRIHFYLFGVHIPVQTRQYAIRRVEFDDWMVKRANVPVHTHTVKKIIKKNGFYIIDNQYRCQYLVGAGGTHCPVFRVFFSKDEKRPMKSMIAAVEQEYVCDYQDSRCHIWFFDKKLPGYSWYLPKGNGWLNIGIGGKFLKMKKQGTTIIDHWRYFTQKLLRLSLINKIPEMPKGHTYYLRHRMNQCQKDNVFVIGDAAGLSTLDMGEGIHAAIAGGILAAKAIVEKKEFRVESLGKFSLPGMIFQNKRSHKEFF; from the coding sequence ATGATAGATTCTAAAATAATTATTGTCGGCGGAGGCCCTGCGGGTTCTGCATGTGCATGGAAACTAAAGCAGGCAGAAGAACAAATCCTTATCCTGGACCGAAAGCCTTTTCCGCGTTCCAAATTGTGCGCCGGATGGATAAACCCAAAGGCATTGAATGCCATTGATTTTAAAAAACAGGAATATCCTTTTTTGCTTCATCCGGTTGACAGGATTCATTTTTACCTGTTCGGGGTTCATATTCCGGTTCAAACACGTCAGTATGCCATACGCAGAGTTGAATTTGATGACTGGATGGTGAAGCGGGCCAATGTTCCTGTGCATACGCATACAGTTAAAAAAATCATTAAAAAGAACGGTTTTTATATTATTGATAACCAATACAGGTGCCAATATCTTGTTGGGGCCGGAGGCACCCATTGTCCAGTGTTCAGAGTTTTTTTCAGCAAAGATGAAAAAAGACCCATGAAGTCTATGATTGCAGCAGTTGAACAAGAGTATGTTTGCGATTACCAGGACAGCCGATGCCACATTTGGTTTTTTGACAAAAAACTTCCTGGATATTCCTGGTATCTTCCCAAGGGCAATGGTTGGTTAAATATCGGGATCGGCGGAAAATTTTTGAAAATGAAAAAACAGGGCACAACCATTATAGATCATTGGAGATATTTTACCCAAAAACTTTTAAGGCTCTCATTGATCAACAAAATTCCGGAAATGCCCAAAGGTCATACCTACTATCTGCGCCACCGTATGAACCAATGTCAAAAGGACAATGTGTTTGTGATCGGGGATGCAGCCGGTTTGTCCACACTTGATATGGGAGAGGGTATCCATGCGGCAATTGCCGGTGGAATTCTGGCTGCAAAAGCCATTGTCGAGAAAAAAGAGTTCCGGGTTGAATCTTTGGGAAAATTCAGTCTGCCTGGTATGATTTTTCAAAACAAGAGGTCTCACAAAGAATTTTTTTAA
- a CDS encoding cytochrome c3 family protein, with translation MNSESKGLNIIFLIILISILFLSYYSISLHDTEKHNKISKKAQTKVYIDEKDKTKAVEDQLIVKKSLTSHSEPVNVPSEEKTVQSLEIKIKEQSIQEKTDSETIKPEIVESGTESNIDIISMNNPLYEKHTKGIVQFTHKQHVEKYLIACGSCHHDETGNPLDLKATDIPQGCIDCHPGTKKIKGEKLDKKEKIARYHFEALHANCIGCHRDYNKEKGDPKGKEPAPVSCTKCHPKQ, from the coding sequence GTGAACAGTGAATCAAAAGGGCTAAATATTATTTTCTTGATTATTTTAATCTCCATTCTTTTTTTGAGTTATTACTCAATTTCTTTGCATGATACTGAAAAACATAACAAAATATCAAAAAAAGCTCAGACAAAAGTTTATATTGATGAAAAAGACAAAACAAAGGCAGTGGAAGATCAGTTGATTGTGAAAAAATCTTTGACCAGTCATTCTGAACCTGTCAATGTCCCGTCTGAAGAAAAAACTGTTCAATCCCTGGAAATCAAAATCAAAGAGCAATCAATTCAGGAAAAAACAGATTCTGAAACAATTAAGCCTGAAATAGTTGAATCTGGTACTGAGTCTAATATTGATATCATTTCAATGAATAATCCTTTGTATGAAAAGCACACTAAAGGGATTGTGCAATTTACTCATAAGCAGCATGTGGAAAAATATTTAATTGCCTGTGGCAGTTGTCATCATGATGAAACCGGAAATCCGTTGGATTTAAAAGCGACTGATATTCCACAGGGATGTATTGATTGTCACCCTGGGACAAAAAAAATAAAGGGTGAAAAACTTGATAAAAAAGAAAAAATAGCCAGGTATCATTTTGAAGCCCTTCATGCCAATTGTATCGGTTGCCACAGGGATTACAACAAGGAAAAAGGTGATCCAAAGGGCAAGGAACCTGCACCTGTATCCTGTACAAAATGTCATCCCAAGCAATAG
- the hisA gene encoding phosphoribosylformimino-5-aminoimidazole carboxamide ribotide isomerase, which produces MKFRPCIDLREGKVVQIVGGTLKESEKVSPVTNFQTGRASSEFAQMYRKDNLKGGHVISLGPGNTDAALSALKAYPGGLQIGGGITPSNAERYLDAGASHVIVTSYVFSNGKIDLAKLQTLVDCVGKENLVLDMSCRKKNGEFWIVTDRWQKYTDVVVNPETIIHLASYCDEFLVHGVDVEGMMQGIQTDLVELLGTCSPIPVTYAGGANRFSDLDKVKHLGRNRVDLTIGSALDIFGGDISYKDVVKWHKENC; this is translated from the coding sequence ATGAAATTCAGGCCTTGTATTGATCTGCGGGAAGGAAAGGTTGTTCAAATTGTCGGAGGGACCCTGAAAGAATCGGAAAAGGTGTCTCCTGTTACCAATTTTCAAACAGGAAGAGCCTCTTCAGAATTCGCACAAATGTACAGGAAAGACAACCTGAAAGGTGGACATGTCATATCTCTTGGTCCTGGGAATACGGATGCGGCGCTATCTGCTCTAAAAGCCTATCCCGGAGGATTACAGATCGGCGGCGGAATTACCCCTTCTAATGCAGAAAGATATCTTGATGCCGGAGCAAGTCATGTGATTGTTACATCTTATGTGTTTTCCAATGGAAAAATAGACCTTGCAAAACTTCAAACCCTTGTCGATTGCGTTGGTAAAGAAAATCTTGTACTTGACATGAGTTGCAGAAAAAAAAATGGAGAGTTTTGGATAGTTACAGACAGATGGCAAAAATATACGGATGTTGTGGTGAACCCGGAAACCATAATTCATCTGGCATCATATTGTGATGAATTTTTGGTTCACGGGGTTGATGTGGAGGGCATGATGCAGGGAATCCAGACAGATCTGGTTGAATTGCTGGGAACCTGTTCTCCCATTCCTGTAACCTATGCGGGTGGCGCAAACCGTTTTTCAGATCTTGACAAAGTTAAGCATTTGGGACGAAACAGGGTTGATCTGACCATTGGTAGCGCTCTTGATATATTTGGGGGCGATATTTCTTATAAGGATGTTGTGAAATGGCACAAGGAAAATTGTTGA
- the ppdK gene encoding pyruvate, phosphate dikinase, with protein MTKKWVYLFDEIDAALQYANDDWEKVRGLLGGKGANLGEMTRINIPVPPGFTITTEACIAYLDSSGTFPDRMWEQVQDGLADLEKRLYKKFGDPENPLLISCRSGGKFSMPGMMDTVLNIGLNDQTLARLIAMSRNPRFAYDSFRRLIQMFGNVVMGIDDALFEDIISNKRLQAGVKHDTELDADHWKAVCEKFKTVFSRQSRHPFPEDPMEQLKRSIEAVFKSWNGKRAIDYRNAANIPHNLGTAVTIQAMVFGNIGNDCATGVALTRNGTTGENVIEGDYLVNAQGEDVVAGIRQTQNLKDMSRDMPETYHEFERIAKNLEDHYREMQDVEFTIEKGKLWMLQTRDGKRTAQAAVRIAVEMTMEGMISKKKAVMRVTPEQVDFFLHPQFDPTSLKKAEQDGNKLASGLNVSPGAAVGQVAFDADIAQAWATKENKKVIMVRPETKPDDVHGMLASEGILTSRGGRTSHAALVARQFGKPAVVGVSDILIDMSNRSMTVNDLEIKEGDWISVDGTSGDIYLGKLSTIVPDIKDPWLIKLLSWADQFRHLGVWANADYPGDAKRALDYGAEGIGLCRSEHMFFETERLPHFRKMIMTDFPLERRESLEALLPFQREDFAGLFRVMDGKSVVIRLIDPPLHEFLPDHIQLLKNLSDLKLQIRDAATLKHLDDLLEEIRAKETLLKRVEILRESNPMLGLRGVRLGIVIPELTSMQVRAIFEAACMVIREGGYVKPKIMIPLTSHVNELKQQRQVLEDEAEKVMHEHDIRVDYSFGTMIELPRAALTADQIAEHASFVSFGTNDLTQTTFGISRDDAETGFLVQYMESGILPENPFETIDREGVGRLLQIAMEKGRSVRPDLECGICGEHGGDPQSIHLCHDLKLTYVSCSPFRVPIARLAAAHAAIRSGRAKPSI; from the coding sequence ATGACAAAAAAATGGGTATACCTTTTTGACGAAATTGATGCAGCCCTTCAGTATGCCAATGATGACTGGGAAAAGGTTCGCGGACTCCTTGGCGGCAAAGGGGCGAATCTTGGTGAAATGACAAGGATCAATATCCCTGTGCCACCGGGGTTTACCATAACCACAGAGGCCTGTATTGCCTATCTTGATTCAAGCGGAACTTTCCCGGACCGGATGTGGGAACAGGTACAAGACGGACTTGCTGATCTGGAAAAACGGCTTTACAAAAAATTTGGTGACCCTGAAAACCCGCTTTTAATTTCCTGCCGGTCAGGCGGTAAGTTTTCCATGCCCGGAATGATGGATACCGTCCTGAATATCGGACTCAATGATCAAACCCTTGCCCGGCTCATCGCCATGAGCCGCAATCCCAGGTTTGCCTATGATTCCTTTCGTCGGCTTATCCAGATGTTCGGCAATGTTGTGATGGGAATTGATGATGCCCTGTTTGAGGATATCATTTCCAATAAAAGGTTACAGGCAGGGGTTAAGCATGACACAGAACTGGATGCCGACCATTGGAAGGCTGTTTGTGAAAAATTCAAGACTGTTTTCAGCAGGCAGTCCAGGCATCCTTTCCCAGAAGACCCGATGGAGCAGCTCAAACGCTCCATTGAAGCCGTGTTCAAAAGCTGGAATGGAAAAAGGGCCATTGACTACCGCAATGCCGCAAACATCCCCCACAACCTGGGAACGGCAGTAACCATTCAGGCCATGGTATTTGGAAATATCGGTAATGACTGTGCCACGGGCGTTGCCCTGACACGAAACGGTACCACAGGGGAAAATGTCATTGAAGGAGACTACCTGGTCAATGCACAGGGTGAAGACGTGGTAGCCGGCATCCGCCAGACCCAAAACCTCAAAGATATGAGCCGGGATATGCCCGAAACATACCATGAGTTTGAACGAATCGCAAAAAACCTGGAGGATCATTACCGGGAGATGCAGGATGTCGAGTTTACCATAGAAAAAGGAAAGCTCTGGATGCTTCAGACCCGGGACGGGAAACGAACTGCCCAGGCTGCCGTCCGCATTGCCGTTGAAATGACTATGGAAGGCATGATTTCCAAAAAAAAAGCTGTAATGCGCGTAACCCCGGAGCAGGTTGATTTTTTTCTCCATCCCCAGTTTGATCCCACGTCCTTGAAAAAAGCTGAACAAGATGGGAATAAACTGGCATCAGGATTAAATGTCTCCCCGGGTGCAGCAGTTGGCCAGGTCGCATTTGATGCGGATATTGCCCAGGCGTGGGCAACAAAGGAAAACAAAAAAGTGATCATGGTAAGACCTGAGACAAAACCCGATGATGTTCACGGCATGCTGGCCTCGGAAGGGATACTGACAAGCCGTGGCGGCAGAACCAGTCATGCAGCCCTTGTTGCCCGCCAATTCGGAAAACCGGCAGTGGTGGGCGTGTCGGATATTCTCATTGACATGAGCAATCGCAGCATGACGGTGAACGATCTTGAAATCAAGGAAGGGGACTGGATTTCAGTGGACGGAACATCCGGGGATATTTACCTTGGAAAGCTGTCCACCATTGTCCCGGACATTAAAGACCCATGGCTGATCAAACTGCTGTCCTGGGCAGACCAATTTCGTCACCTTGGTGTCTGGGCCAATGCCGATTATCCCGGGGATGCCAAAAGAGCCCTGGATTATGGAGCAGAAGGCATAGGCCTTTGCAGGTCTGAGCATATGTTCTTTGAAACAGAGCGGCTCCCCCATTTTAGAAAAATGATCATGACCGATTTCCCCCTTGAACGGCGGGAATCCCTGGAAGCCCTCCTGCCTTTTCAACGAGAAGATTTTGCAGGGCTTTTCCGGGTAATGGACGGCAAATCCGTTGTGATCCGTCTTATTGATCCTCCTTTACACGAATTTCTCCCTGATCATATCCAGCTTTTAAAAAATCTTTCCGACCTTAAACTTCAAATCCGTGACGCTGCCACTTTAAAACACCTGGATGATCTGCTCGAAGAAATCAGGGCAAAGGAAACATTGCTCAAACGGGTTGAAATCCTGCGTGAATCCAACCCGATGCTGGGTCTTAGGGGAGTACGCCTGGGGATTGTTATCCCGGAGCTTACATCCATGCAGGTCAGGGCTATTTTTGAAGCCGCATGCATGGTCATTCGTGAAGGCGGTTATGTAAAACCCAAAATCATGATTCCTCTCACCAGCCATGTAAATGAATTAAAACAGCAACGGCAGGTTCTGGAAGATGAGGCGGAAAAAGTCATGCACGAGCATGATATCCGAGTGGATTACAGCTTCGGGACCATGATAGAACTGCCCCGGGCCGCCCTGACCGCCGACCAGATCGCAGAACATGCTTCCTTTGTATCCTTTGGCACAAACGACCTGACCCAGACCACCTTTGGCATTTCCAGGGATGATGCAGAAACAGGATTTCTTGTGCAGTATATGGAGTCGGGAATCCTCCCTGAAAACCCCTTTGAAACCATTGACCGTGAGGGAGTTGGCAGACTGCTGCAAATCGCCATGGAAAAAGGCAGGTCTGTCCGACCGGATCTGGAATGCGGCATCTGCGGCGAACACGGAGGAGACCCCCAGTCAATACACCTGTGCCACGACTTGAAGCTTACCTATGTGTCCTGTTCCCCGTTCCGGGTTCCCATTGCCAGGTTGGCGGCTGCCCATGCAGCCATCCGGTCAGGCCGAGCAAAGCCTTCTATATAA
- the cfa gene encoding cyclopropane fatty acyl phospholipid synthase produces MNNDKVKHTFHGLMDMAGIKVNGPRPYDIQVKNDNLYQRVLSKAALGLGESYMDQWWECKALDRFIDKILRADLVNKIRQDWNTTWEILKARIINLQKPDRAFMVGQKHYDVGNDLYQAMLDKRMQYTCGYWETADTLESAQKAKLELVCRKIGLKPGMKVLELGCGFGGFARYAAQKYDAHVTGFTVSREQAAFAKKQCRGLPVDIRLDDYRNASGLYDRVVSIGMMEHVGYKNYRAYMELTNRLLKDEGIAFVHTIGSNVSRKICNPWTVKYIFPNSSLPSIAFLGKAMEGLFVVEDWHNFGEDYDKTLMAWHENFKKAWPGLKEKYDERFYRMWTYYLLSCAGGFRSRSMQLWQIVMTKPGRTRPDRRIN; encoded by the coding sequence ATGAATAATGATAAGGTAAAACATACTTTTCATGGTCTGATGGATATGGCGGGAATTAAGGTTAACGGGCCACGTCCCTATGATATCCAGGTTAAAAATGATAATTTGTACCAAAGGGTATTGAGCAAAGCCGCACTGGGACTTGGCGAGTCCTACATGGATCAATGGTGGGAATGCAAAGCCCTTGACAGGTTTATTGATAAAATTCTTCGTGCAGATCTTGTAAACAAGATTCGTCAGGACTGGAACACCACATGGGAAATTTTAAAAGCCAGAATTATTAACCTGCAGAAACCTGATCGTGCATTCATGGTAGGTCAAAAACATTATGATGTCGGCAATGACCTTTACCAGGCCATGCTCGACAAAAGAATGCAGTATACCTGCGGCTATTGGGAGACGGCAGACACCCTTGAATCGGCCCAGAAAGCCAAACTGGAACTGGTATGCAGGAAAATCGGCCTGAAGCCGGGAATGAAGGTGTTGGAACTTGGATGCGGGTTTGGCGGGTTTGCACGGTATGCCGCTCAAAAATATGATGCCCATGTCACTGGATTTACAGTGTCCAGGGAACAGGCTGCGTTTGCAAAAAAACAGTGCAGGGGCCTGCCCGTTGATATCCGGCTCGATGATTACAGGAACGCATCAGGGTTGTATGACAGGGTTGTTTCCATAGGGATGATGGAGCATGTCGGGTACAAGAACTACAGGGCCTATATGGAACTGACAAATCGTCTGCTCAAGGATGAAGGCATTGCTTTTGTTCATACCATTGGCAGCAATGTCAGCCGTAAAATTTGCAATCCCTGGACGGTCAAGTATATTTTTCCCAATTCCTCCCTGCCATCCATAGCTTTTCTGGGGAAAGCCATGGAAGGGCTTTTTGTGGTGGAAGATTGGCATAATTTTGGTGAGGATTACGATAAAACCCTGATGGCCTGGCATGAGAATTTTAAAAAAGCCTGGCCAGGTCTGAAAGAAAAATACGATGAACGGTTTTACAGGATGTGGACATATTATCTTTTAAGCTGTGCCGGCGGATTCCGTTCACGAAGCATGCAATTATGGCAGATTGTAATGACCAAACCCGGCAGGACCCGTCCGGACCGCCGGATAAATTGA
- a CDS encoding sigma-54 interaction domain-containing protein, whose product MTNKKIFGPLTEDTTKVILESISDGVFTINYNWEITSFNRAAEEITGISRKDAIGRHCWEVFRSNMCEKDCALKKTMEDGKPFINSSGYIINNEKKKISITVSTSLLIDKKGEVIGGVETFRDNSLVDQLRKELSTKFKMEDIVSNSDAMKNIFNILPQVSDSDSSVLIEGETGTGKELLARAIHNMSHRKDKPFIAINCGALPDTLLESELFGYKKGAFTNAMKDKPGQFALADGGTIFLDEIGDTSPAFQVSLLRVLQEHEFTPLGALSQERTDIRIMAATNKDLSALVAQNQFRQDLYYRINVIRLSLPPLRHRMEDIPLLVDCFIKKMNIHQGKFIQGTDKKVLKAFMSHDFPGNIRELENIIEHAFVLCSEGHIKLNHLPGFLSLPSSISSEKDNNPVKSAQIKLITDALARNNYNRSAAAKDLGIHKSTLFRRIKKLGMRL is encoded by the coding sequence ATGACAAATAAAAAAATATTCGGGCCGCTTACGGAAGATACCACTAAAGTGATTCTTGAAAGCATATCAGATGGTGTTTTTACAATAAATTACAACTGGGAAATCACATCGTTTAACCGGGCAGCAGAAGAAATAACCGGCATTTCGCGCAAGGATGCCATTGGCCGGCATTGCTGGGAAGTATTTCGCTCCAACATGTGTGAAAAAGACTGCGCCCTTAAAAAAACCATGGAGGACGGCAAGCCTTTTATCAATTCGTCCGGATATATTATTAACAATGAAAAGAAAAAAATTTCCATTACCGTATCCACATCTCTTTTGATTGATAAAAAAGGAGAAGTAATCGGAGGAGTTGAAACCTTCAGGGACAATTCCCTTGTTGATCAGCTGAGAAAAGAGCTTTCAACAAAATTTAAAATGGAAGATATTGTCAGCAACAGCGATGCCATGAAAAATATCTTTAACATTCTGCCCCAGGTATCTGACAGCGATTCTTCAGTTCTGATTGAAGGAGAGACGGGTACGGGAAAAGAGCTGCTTGCAAGGGCCATCCATAACATGAGCCACAGAAAAGACAAACCGTTTATTGCCATTAACTGCGGTGCTCTTCCGGACACGCTTCTGGAATCCGAGCTGTTCGGATACAAAAAAGGGGCCTTTACCAATGCCATGAAGGACAAACCCGGCCAATTTGCCCTTGCCGATGGCGGCACCATCTTTTTAGATGAAATTGGGGATACAAGCCCAGCTTTTCAAGTCAGCCTCCTTCGGGTTCTCCAGGAACATGAATTCACCCCCCTTGGTGCTTTGAGCCAGGAGAGAACAGATATCCGCATTATGGCGGCAACCAACAAAGACCTATCCGCTCTTGTCGCTCAAAATCAATTCAGGCAGGATCTGTATTATCGGATTAATGTTATCCGGCTTTCCTTACCACCTCTAAGGCATAGAATGGAAGATATTCCGCTTCTTGTGGATTGCTTTATCAAAAAAATGAACATTCACCAGGGGAAATTTATCCAGGGAACTGATAAAAAAGTTCTTAAGGCCTTTATGTCCCATGATTTTCCAGGCAATATCCGGGAACTTGAAAATATTATAGAGCATGCATTTGTGCTTTGCTCAGAGGGGCATATAAAGCTCAATCATCTACCCGGTTTTCTGTCATTGCCATCCAGTATCTCCAGCGAAAAAGACAACAATCCTGTCAAATCAGCACAGATAAAACTTATCACCGATGCCCTGGCACGCAATAATTATAACCGTAGTGCCGCAGCTAAAGACCTGGGTATCCATAAAAGCACACTTTTCAGAAGAATCAAGAAACTGGGAATGAGATTATAA
- a CDS encoding cytochrome c3 family protein — MKPLKKIVILVSVIFFSSIFCVSAQNTGKKTILLNGGKKGNINFEHHMHQAIINDCLICHSFFPQKPGSLDESKDSGTIKAKQVMNTVCIKCHRDMKKAGKHYGPLQCSGCHIK, encoded by the coding sequence ATGAAACCATTAAAAAAAATCGTTATTCTTGTCAGTGTTATTTTCTTTAGCAGTATTTTCTGTGTGTCTGCACAAAATACCGGTAAAAAAACCATTCTATTAAACGGTGGTAAAAAGGGAAACATTAATTTTGAACATCATATGCACCAGGCTATTATCAATGATTGTTTGATCTGCCATTCTTTTTTTCCACAAAAACCAGGCTCCCTGGATGAATCAAAAGACAGCGGAACAATCAAAGCAAAACAGGTAATGAATACCGTCTGTATCAAATGCCACAGGGACATGAAAAAAGCCGGAAAACATTATGGGCCATTACAATGTTCCGGTTGTCATATCAAGTAG